Proteins from a genomic interval of Desulfuromonas thiophila:
- the dnaB gene encoding replicative DNA helicase: MSENASGQRLPPQNLEAEMSVLGSILLENDALNRALEILVPDDFYRDSHRRIFQALIALSDRSEPADLVTLTAELKRRDQLDSVGGATYLALLVDYVPTAANISYYARLVKETSVARHMIQVATEIARRGYEGQEVEKTLDWAEKSIFEISGMRSRPSYFSTREIMQDTFKAIEKLYERKELVTGVPTGFLDLDTMTAGLQAGDLVIVAGRPSMGKTAFCVNMVEHATIHAERPAAALIFSLEMSKEQLVQRMLCSVSRVDASRLRTGHLGDSDWPKLTNGAGLLSEAQIFIDDTPAISVLELRAKARRLKAEYNLGLVVVDYLQLMQGHNAESRQQEISEISRSLKALAKELSLPVVALSQLNRSLESRTDKRPVMADLRESGAIEQDADVIMFVYRESVYCEACKRRDGSCEKNHERDAEIIIGKQRNGPIGTVHLTFRGEYTRFESQSSRREPEY, translated from the coding sequence ATGTCCGAGAATGCTAGTGGCCAGCGGCTGCCGCCACAGAACCTTGAAGCGGAAATGTCGGTCCTCGGCAGCATATTGCTGGAGAACGACGCGCTCAACCGGGCTCTGGAAATTCTTGTTCCCGATGACTTCTACCGGGACAGCCATCGACGGATCTTTCAGGCATTGATCGCCTTGTCCGACCGCAGTGAGCCAGCGGACCTGGTGACTCTGACCGCTGAGCTGAAACGGCGCGATCAGCTTGACAGTGTCGGAGGGGCCACCTATCTGGCGCTGCTGGTGGATTATGTGCCAACGGCAGCCAATATCAGCTATTACGCCCGGCTGGTCAAAGAGACGTCCGTGGCCCGGCATATGATTCAGGTGGCGACCGAGATTGCCCGTCGTGGTTATGAGGGGCAGGAGGTTGAGAAAACCCTCGACTGGGCGGAAAAATCGATCTTCGAGATTTCCGGCATGCGCAGCCGGCCGTCGTATTTTTCGACGCGCGAGATCATGCAGGATACCTTTAAGGCCATTGAGAAGCTCTATGAACGCAAGGAGCTGGTGACGGGGGTACCGACGGGGTTTCTCGATCTTGACACCATGACGGCGGGACTGCAGGCCGGCGATCTGGTGATCGTTGCCGGCCGGCCGTCCATGGGCAAGACGGCTTTCTGCGTCAACATGGTAGAGCATGCCACCATTCATGCCGAGCGGCCAGCAGCGGCCCTGATCTTCTCACTGGAGATGAGCAAGGAACAGCTGGTTCAGCGTATGCTTTGCTCCGTTTCCCGGGTGGATGCCAGTCGCTTGCGTACCGGCCATCTGGGGGATTCCGACTGGCCCAAGCTGACCAACGGTGCCGGGCTGCTGTCGGAAGCGCAGATTTTCATCGACGATACCCCGGCCATCAGTGTGCTGGAGTTGCGCGCCAAGGCCCGCCGGCTTAAGGCCGAATACAATCTGGGATTGGTGGTGGTTGACTATCTGCAGTTGATGCAGGGCCATAACGCCGAAAGCCGCCAGCAGGAAATCTCCGAAATTTCGCGTTCGCTCAAGGCGCTGGCAAAGGAACTGAGTCTGCCGGTGGTGGCGTTGTCACAGCTCAACCGTTCGCTGGAAAGCCGTACCGACAAGCGGCCGGTGATGGCTGACCTGCGCGAATCCGGTGCTATTGAGCAGGATGCTGACGTCATCATGTTCGTCTACCGCGAATCGGTCTATTGTGAGGCCTGCAAACGACGGGATGGCTCCTGCGAGAAAAATCACGAGCGCGACGCTGAAATCATTATCGGCAAACAGCGAAATGGTCCTATTGGCACCGTGCATCTGACCTTTCGGGGCGAATACACCCGCTTTGAAAGCCAGTCAAGTCGCCGCGAGCCGGAATACTGA
- a CDS encoding sigma-54-dependent transcriptional regulator, with amino-acid sequence MALQQVLVVDDEESLRWVLAKALGRHGLQVDLADCAAAALDRLQHKTYDLALLDIKMPDRSGLELLDDIRQQWPQLPVIIMTAESSMKNAIEAMKRGAYDYITKPFDLDMLEALLLKAQELVRTRHEVERLQSAVKEQQRSERTLIGTSQPMQEVYKLLGRVAASDITVLITGESGTGKELVARAVHQNSNRLGQPFVALNCAAIPRELLESELFGFEKGAFTGAAERKIGKFEQASGGTIFLDEIGDMPLELQAKLLRVLQEREISRMGGNRAIPIDVRIVAATNQDLQQRVATREFREDLFYRLNVVPIQLPPLRQRPEDIPLLVDFFIQRANQEFHTHIHGCSAAALQGLQNFTWPGNVRELENTVQRACLLSQNQVLQLSDFPVLRDQSDPVEDDGLETLIANKLRSALLQKEIEEINDLYTMVLEQMERPLLRIVLEKTRGNQLRAAEVLGINRNTLRKKIRLLGLEAGRNDGVTTEPT; translated from the coding sequence ATGGCACTACAACAGGTATTGGTGGTCGACGACGAGGAAAGTCTGCGCTGGGTGCTGGCCAAGGCCCTCGGCCGGCATGGGCTGCAGGTTGACCTGGCGGATTGCGCCGCCGCTGCCCTCGACCGGCTGCAACACAAGACCTACGATCTAGCCCTGCTGGACATCAAGATGCCCGACCGTTCCGGTCTGGAGTTGCTCGATGACATCCGGCAGCAGTGGCCCCAGTTGCCCGTCATCATCATGACCGCCGAATCCTCGATGAAAAACGCCATCGAGGCCATGAAGCGCGGTGCCTATGATTACATCACCAAACCCTTCGATCTCGACATGCTTGAAGCCCTGCTGCTGAAGGCCCAGGAACTGGTGCGCACACGCCACGAGGTCGAGCGGCTGCAATCGGCCGTCAAGGAGCAGCAGCGCAGTGAGCGCACCCTGATCGGCACCAGTCAACCGATGCAGGAGGTCTACAAACTGCTCGGCCGAGTGGCGGCATCGGACATCACCGTTCTGATCACCGGTGAATCCGGAACGGGCAAGGAGCTTGTTGCCCGCGCCGTCCACCAGAACAGCAATCGCCTGGGGCAGCCTTTCGTCGCCCTCAACTGCGCCGCCATCCCCCGCGAACTGCTGGAAAGCGAGCTGTTCGGCTTCGAAAAAGGCGCCTTCACCGGCGCTGCGGAACGCAAGATCGGCAAATTCGAGCAGGCCAGCGGTGGTACCATTTTTCTCGACGAAATCGGCGATATGCCGCTGGAGCTACAGGCCAAGCTGCTTCGGGTGCTACAGGAACGGGAAATCAGCCGCATGGGTGGCAATCGTGCCATTCCCATTGATGTCCGCATCGTCGCCGCCACCAACCAGGATCTGCAGCAACGCGTTGCCACCCGCGAATTCCGTGAGGATCTGTTCTACCGGCTCAACGTCGTCCCGATTCAACTGCCACCCCTGCGCCAGCGCCCGGAGGACATCCCCCTACTGGTCGACTTCTTTATCCAGCGCGCCAATCAGGAGTTTCACACCCACATCCACGGCTGCAGCGCTGCGGCTTTGCAGGGTTTGCAGAACTTCACCTGGCCCGGCAACGTACGCGAACTGGAAAACACGGTGCAGCGCGCCTGCCTGCTGAGTCAGAACCAGGTGCTACAGCTGAGCGATTTTCCGGTACTGCGGGACCAGAGCGATCCGGTTGAGGACGATGGCCTGGAAACCCTCATCGCCAACAAGTTGCGCAGCGCCCTGTTACAAAAAGAGATTGAGGAGATCAACGACCTTTACACCATGGTCCTTGAACAGATGGAGCGCCCCCTGCTGCGCATCGTACTGGAAAAAACCCGCGGCAATCAGCTGCGCGCCGCCGAGGTGCTGGGCATCAACCGCAACACCCTGCGCAAAAAAATCCGCCTGCTCGGCCTGGAAGCGGGCCGTAACGACGGGGTGACAACGGAGCCGACCTGA
- a CDS encoding two-component system sensor histidine kinase NtrB: MSLPSSNTAELPIAILENLSEAIIAVDCSSRVLLFNPAAEALTGLSRRQAVGSPLQQIFAASPGILHLVTAVLTSGRSVTDRDSLLLERPPTPPVPASACATPLYDRNGRIEGVILSLRNAAYQRQLEQEIQRADRLAMLGTLAAGLAHEIRNPLGGIKGAAQLLSLELADRPQLLDYTAIMIKESNRVNQIIEELMRLTQPRPSRTAAVDINRLLAELVLLQKQSEAAAHLQFELQLDPSLPAIAGDPALLPRLFLNLIKNAIEACTGGGHIRIRSCIDPDQHLVRPGESPCPFVLVQIQDSGCGIPPENLANIFTPFYTTKAQGTGLGLALCQKIVYDHDGLLQFDSVPDHGTCCSVYLPFRPLPAA, encoded by the coding sequence ATGAGCCTGCCTTCGTCAAACACGGCGGAACTGCCCATCGCCATTCTGGAAAATCTCAGCGAAGCCATTATCGCTGTTGACTGCAGCAGCCGCGTGCTGCTGTTCAACCCGGCCGCCGAAGCCCTGACCGGGCTGTCCCGTCGCCAGGCCGTTGGCAGTCCACTGCAGCAGATCTTTGCCGCCTCACCGGGCATCCTTCATCTGGTCACTGCGGTCCTGACCTCCGGTCGCTCGGTAACCGATCGGGACAGCCTGCTGCTGGAACGACCACCAACACCACCAGTGCCGGCAAGTGCCTGCGCCACCCCCCTGTATGACCGCAACGGCAGGATCGAAGGCGTGATCCTGAGCCTGCGCAATGCCGCCTATCAGCGCCAATTGGAGCAGGAGATCCAGCGTGCTGACCGTCTGGCCATGCTCGGCACTCTGGCAGCCGGCCTGGCCCACGAAATCCGCAACCCCCTGGGCGGGATCAAGGGTGCCGCCCAGCTGTTGTCGCTGGAACTGGCTGACCGGCCGCAACTGCTTGACTACACAGCGATCATGATCAAGGAAAGCAACCGCGTCAATCAGATCATCGAGGAGCTGATGCGCCTGACGCAGCCCCGCCCCAGCCGCACGGCCGCTGTTGATATCAACCGCCTGCTGGCTGAACTGGTGTTGTTGCAGAAACAGTCTGAAGCTGCTGCGCACCTGCAATTTGAATTGCAACTCGATCCCAGCCTGCCGGCCATCGCCGGCGACCCCGCTCTGCTACCTCGCCTGTTTCTCAACCTGATCAAAAACGCTATCGAAGCCTGCACCGGCGGTGGTCATATCCGAATCCGCAGCTGCATCGACCCGGACCAGCACCTGGTCCGGCCCGGCGAATCACCATGCCCCTTTGTGCTGGTCCAGATCCAGGACAGCGGCTGTGGCATCCCGCCGGAGAACCTGGCCAACATTTTCACACCGTTCTATACCACCAAGGCTCAGGGTACCGGGCTGGGGCTGGCGCTGTGCCAGAAAATCGTCTACGATCATGACGGCCTGTTGCAGTTTGACAGCGTCCCCGATCATGGAACCTGCTGCAGCGTTTATCTGCCCTTTCGTCCCCTGCCGGCCGCCTAG
- the dusB gene encoding tRNA dihydrouridine synthase DusB, with translation MTRSILIQPLQLGSLILQNNVILAPMAGVNNTACRLIHKRAGAALLYSEMISANGLIRAGSKTWELVDHAEEERPFALQLFGDDPAVLAEAVRRCQDQADCIDINMGCPVRKVIRSGAGSALLRDPAQVSRIVRAVRQACQRPLTIKIRSGWDLQQLNFAEIATIVQDEGADALILHPRTRCQGFGGQANWNHFAILRPHLQIPLIASGDIFTAEAARHLLTQQLCDAVMIGRGGYGNPWLIRDILALNHPAPPAPPSLAERGQTALEHLELNCQLLGERQGCLDIRKHLCWYARGIDGASDFRLQVNSCQSLLQLRHLIHHFFLRDRP, from the coding sequence ATGACCCGCTCAATTCTGATTCAGCCACTGCAGCTTGGCTCCCTGATATTACAAAACAACGTTATTTTGGCTCCTATGGCGGGGGTCAACAACACCGCCTGCCGTCTGATTCACAAGCGCGCCGGTGCCGCCCTGCTCTACTCGGAAATGATCAGCGCCAACGGCCTGATCCGGGCCGGCAGCAAAACCTGGGAGCTGGTGGACCATGCCGAGGAAGAACGCCCTTTTGCCCTCCAGCTATTCGGCGACGATCCGGCAGTGCTGGCCGAGGCGGTTCGGCGTTGCCAAGACCAGGCTGACTGCATCGACATCAACATGGGTTGCCCGGTACGCAAGGTTATCCGCAGCGGCGCCGGCAGTGCCCTGCTGCGCGATCCGGCCCAGGTCAGTCGGATTGTCCGCGCCGTACGGCAGGCCTGCCAGCGGCCTCTGACAATCAAAATCCGTTCCGGCTGGGATCTGCAACAACTCAACTTTGCTGAAATCGCCACCATTGTGCAGGACGAGGGCGCCGACGCGCTCATCCTGCATCCACGCACCCGCTGTCAGGGCTTTGGCGGCCAGGCCAACTGGAACCACTTCGCGATACTCAGGCCCCACCTGCAGATCCCGTTGATCGCCAGTGGCGATATTTTCACCGCTGAGGCCGCCCGCCACCTGCTGACGCAGCAACTGTGCGACGCGGTCATGATCGGTCGTGGCGGCTATGGCAATCCCTGGCTGATTCGCGATATCCTGGCCCTCAACCATCCGGCACCACCGGCACCGCCCAGCCTGGCCGAACGCGGCCAGACCGCCCTGGAACATCTGGAACTGAACTGCCAGCTGTTGGGGGAGCGTCAAGGCTGCCTCGACATACGCAAACATCTGTGCTGGTACGCGCGCGGTATCGACGGTGCCAGTGACTTCCGGCTGCAGGTCAACAGCTGTCAGAGCCTACTGCAGCTGCGCCACCTGATCCACCACTTCTTCCTGCGCGACCGTCCATGA
- a CDS encoding citrate (Si)-synthase, whose product MSTLKDVLKKKIDAHRPRTTRLVKEFGDVKLGDVTISQAIGGARGIKCLVTDISYLDPMEGIRFRGMTIPETFAALPKVPGSDYPYVEGFWWLLLTGDVPTMEQTLEVVEDWKSKAALPQYVIDVLRALPRDSHPMVMFSAGIVAMQRESVFASNYAAGKFNKMTCWEDMLEDANNLMAKLGPLGAYIYRMKYKGDVHIAADPNLDMGGQFAHMIGQSDEYKDVARMYFILHSDHESGNVSAHTTHLVASALSDAYLSYSAGINGLAGPLHGLANEEVLRWTQNFMAKLGGKVPTEEELKAALWDTLNSGQVIPGYGHAVLRKTDPRYTSQREFCLNTPGLAEYPLFQLVKMIFEVAPGVLLEHGKAKNPWPNVDAQSGVIQWYYGVTQYEFYTVLFGIGRALGCLANITWDRALGYAIERPKSVTTAMLEAAAGIK is encoded by the coding sequence ATGTCCACATTGAAAGACGTCCTGAAGAAGAAGATTGACGCGCACCGCCCGCGGACCACTCGCCTGGTAAAAGAGTTCGGTGACGTGAAACTGGGTGACGTTACCATCAGCCAGGCCATCGGTGGCGCCCGTGGCATCAAGTGCCTGGTCACGGACATCTCCTATCTCGACCCGATGGAAGGCATCCGTTTCCGCGGTATGACCATCCCTGAGACTTTTGCCGCACTGCCGAAAGTTCCGGGCAGCGACTATCCCTACGTAGAAGGTTTCTGGTGGCTGCTGCTGACCGGCGATGTGCCGACTATGGAGCAGACCCTGGAAGTTGTAGAAGACTGGAAGAGCAAAGCTGCTCTGCCTCAGTACGTCATCGACGTGCTGCGTGCTCTGCCCCGCGACTCTCACCCGATGGTTATGTTCTCCGCCGGTATCGTTGCCATGCAGCGTGAGTCCGTATTTGCTAGTAACTATGCTGCCGGCAAATTCAACAAGATGACCTGCTGGGAAGACATGCTGGAAGACGCCAACAATCTGATGGCGAAACTGGGTCCTCTCGGTGCTTACATCTACCGCATGAAGTACAAAGGTGACGTGCATATCGCCGCCGATCCGAACCTGGACATGGGTGGTCAGTTCGCTCACATGATTGGCCAGAGCGACGAGTACAAAGACGTTGCCCGTATGTACTTCATCCTGCACTCTGACCACGAGTCCGGTAACGTTTCGGCTCACACCACTCACCTGGTTGCTTCGGCTCTGTCTGACGCCTACCTGTCATACTCCGCAGGTATCAACGGTCTGGCTGGTCCTCTGCATGGTCTGGCCAACGAGGAAGTTCTCCGCTGGACCCAGAACTTCATGGCTAAACTGGGCGGCAAGGTGCCCACCGAGGAAGAACTGAAAGCCGCTCTGTGGGATACGCTCAACAGCGGACAGGTTATCCCGGGTTACGGCCACGCCGTTCTGCGCAAAACCGACCCGCGTTACACCTCGCAGCGTGAGTTCTGCCTCAATACGCCGGGCCTCGCTGAGTACCCGCTGTTCCAGCTGGTCAAGATGATCTTCGAAGTGGCTCCGGGCGTCCTGCTTGAGCACGGCAAAGCCAAGAACCCCTGGCCGAACGTTGATGCGCAGTCCGGTGTTATCCAGTGGTACTACGGTGTTACCCAGTACGAGTTCTACACGGTTCTGTTTGGTATCGGCCGTGCGCTGGGTTGTCTCGCCAACATCACTTGGGACCGCGCTCTGGGTTATGCCATCGAGCGTCCCAAGTCGGTTACCACCGCCATGCTGGAAGCCGCAGCCGGCATCAAGTAA
- a CDS encoding ABC transporter substrate-binding protein codes for MTTVHEDMTLQQLLEIQPQVRQLFVAHDLAALVTPDFLAAAGRFLTLRSALAQQGRCSATFVELLRQQGQREAALEAGLYNGGAPVGLGQKRVEALGLLPCPVRLPVLEAFDGLRRRLAEVQGLELEGRFEAAAVGADWMAQLLRQRGDVAQWPDLIVSAGFDLLFDRQLLGPEPQRHFQALAPAGVYPQLAGHDWQDPAGIYTPFALVPAVFMVDRRALGGLPVPHGWADLLQPAYAGRVAVPVGDFDLFNAILLTIQRDFGDEGVRQLGRALQSSAHPAQLVADARQSAAAPAVTILPYFFTRMAGNIPGVEIVWPDDGAIVSPIFMLLRRQNWEDIRPVAEFFAGVEVGTLLAHKGLFPALHPQVDNRLPPQAPLKWLGWQQIYHQDVPALLRHCLDQFGQAAA; via the coding sequence ATGACAACAGTACATGAAGACATGACCTTACAGCAGCTGCTGGAGATTCAACCTCAGGTCCGGCAGCTTTTTGTTGCTCATGATCTGGCGGCGCTGGTGACGCCCGATTTTCTGGCTGCGGCAGGCCGTTTTCTGACCCTACGTTCGGCGTTGGCCCAACAGGGGCGCTGCAGTGCAACCTTCGTCGAATTGCTGCGGCAGCAGGGCCAACGAGAGGCCGCTCTTGAAGCTGGACTGTATAACGGCGGTGCCCCGGTAGGACTGGGGCAGAAGCGGGTTGAGGCCCTTGGCCTGCTGCCTTGTCCGGTGCGTTTGCCGGTGCTGGAAGCCTTTGACGGACTGCGTCGCCGGCTGGCGGAGGTCCAGGGCCTGGAACTTGAGGGACGGTTCGAAGCGGCGGCTGTCGGAGCCGACTGGATGGCGCAGCTGTTGCGGCAGCGCGGCGACGTGGCGCAGTGGCCCGATCTGATTGTGTCGGCTGGCTTTGATCTGCTGTTTGACCGGCAGCTGTTGGGGCCTGAGCCTCAGCGCCACTTTCAGGCTCTGGCGCCTGCCGGTGTGTATCCGCAGCTTGCCGGACACGATTGGCAGGATCCGGCCGGAATCTATACCCCCTTTGCCCTGGTGCCGGCCGTGTTCATGGTCGATCGGCGGGCCCTGGGGGGGCTGCCGGTGCCGCACGGCTGGGCAGATTTGCTGCAGCCCGCATATGCCGGTCGGGTGGCCGTGCCGGTCGGCGATTTTGATCTGTTCAATGCCATTTTGCTGACCATTCAGCGCGATTTTGGCGACGAGGGGGTGCGGCAACTGGGTCGTGCCCTGCAGAGCAGTGCCCACCCGGCCCAGTTGGTGGCCGACGCCCGGCAGAGCGCGGCTGCTCCGGCGGTGACGATTCTGCCCTATTTCTTTACCCGGATGGCCGGCAATATCCCCGGAGTTGAGATTGTCTGGCCGGACGATGGCGCGATTGTCAGCCCCATCTTCATGCTGCTGCGACGCCAGAACTGGGAGGACATCCGGCCGGTGGCCGAATTCTTTGCCGGGGTTGAGGTTGGCACTCTGCTGGCCCACAAGGGTCTGTTTCCGGCGCTGCATCCGCAGGTGGATAACCGGCTGCCTCCACAGGCACCGCTGAAGTGGCTGGGCTGGCAGCAGATCTATCACCAGGACGTGCCGGCCTTGCTGCGCCATTGCCTGGATCAGTTTGGCCAGGCGGCGGCCTGA
- a CDS encoding GTP-binding protein, whose translation MRFVTVAGPPSSGKTAVILQTLLALRQRAIAAGVVKFDCLHTDDDALYAQRGIVVRKGLSGGLCPDHYFVSNVEAVVDWGRQQQLQLLVSESAGLCNRCAPHIHGVLAVCVIDNLSGIGTPQKIGPMLKTADVVVITKGDVVSQAEREVFAARVRRVNPAAKILHVNGLTGQGAFELSTLWQQAPDDVALADQTLRYPMPSALCSYCLGETRIGKAYQLGNVRDLHLKEDA comes from the coding sequence ATGCGCTTTGTTACCGTGGCAGGACCTCCGTCATCGGGCAAGACGGCGGTGATTCTGCAAACCCTGCTGGCCCTGCGTCAGCGCGCGATTGCCGCCGGTGTGGTGAAGTTCGACTGTCTGCACACTGATGATGATGCGCTCTATGCCCAGCGCGGCATTGTCGTGCGCAAGGGCCTGTCGGGCGGGCTCTGCCCCGATCATTATTTTGTCAGCAATGTCGAGGCTGTCGTGGATTGGGGACGGCAGCAGCAACTGCAGCTGCTGGTCAGTGAAAGTGCCGGTTTGTGCAACCGCTGTGCTCCCCATATTCATGGGGTGCTGGCGGTCTGCGTTATCGACAATCTCAGCGGTATCGGCACACCCCAGAAGATTGGCCCGATGCTCAAGACGGCGGATGTGGTCGTCATCACCAAGGGCGACGTTGTTTCCCAGGCCGAGCGCGAGGTGTTTGCCGCCCGCGTACGGCGTGTCAACCCGGCGGCGAAGATTCTTCATGTCAATGGCCTCACCGGCCAGGGGGCCTTCGAACTCTCGACCCTGTGGCAACAGGCCCCGGACGATGTGGCGTTAGCCGACCAGACCTTGCGTTATCCCATGCCATCGGCCCTCTGTTCCTACTGCCTGGGAGAGACCCGCATCGGCAAGGCCTATCAGTTGGGCAATGTGCGGGATCTGCATCTGAAGGAGGACGCATGA
- a CDS encoding ATP-binding cassette domain-containing protein: MKSVPLQQQTFSELRQSCPALFDFFAGQQLAVPAEELRLETYLAQLSTSPAQAAQIAALNAYVAALQSLQGDRFRLTALHISGGRDKNGQAEALDLQLVPGEVICLVGPTGSGKSRFLADIEWMAQGDTPTGRRLLVNGQSPDPAWRFSPEHKLVAQLSQNMNFVMDLSVAEFVRLHAESRLLPDAEQKVAQVIAQANALAGEGFSGETAVTALSGGQSRALMVADTALLSQSPIVLIDEIENAGIDRRRALKLLVREEKIVLMATHDPILALMGSQRLVFRQGGVAQVLQTSRAEQEQLAALEAYDQRWLNWRNRIRSGARLEQLDSETDPYLDGF; encoded by the coding sequence ATGAAGAGCGTGCCACTGCAGCAACAAACCTTTAGCGAATTGCGCCAGAGCTGTCCGGCCCTGTTCGATTTTTTTGCCGGTCAACAGCTGGCAGTCCCTGCGGAAGAGCTGCGGCTGGAGACCTATCTGGCCCAGCTGTCGACCTCTCCGGCGCAGGCAGCGCAGATAGCCGCGCTGAACGCCTATGTTGCGGCCCTGCAGTCTCTGCAGGGGGACCGGTTCCGTTTGACCGCGCTCCATATCAGCGGCGGACGCGACAAAAACGGTCAGGCCGAGGCGCTGGATTTGCAGCTGGTGCCGGGAGAGGTCATCTGTCTGGTCGGGCCGACGGGCTCGGGCAAGAGCCGCTTTTTGGCCGATATCGAGTGGATGGCCCAAGGGGATACGCCGACCGGCCGTCGCTTGCTGGTCAATGGTCAATCCCCCGATCCCGCCTGGCGGTTTTCCCCGGAACACAAGCTGGTGGCGCAGTTGTCGCAGAATATGAACTTTGTCATGGATCTGAGCGTGGCAGAGTTTGTCCGTTTGCATGCGGAAAGCCGTCTGCTGCCCGATGCTGAGCAAAAGGTGGCACAGGTGATTGCCCAGGCCAATGCGCTGGCGGGTGAAGGCTTCAGCGGCGAAACCGCAGTAACCGCCCTCAGTGGTGGCCAGTCGCGGGCTCTGATGGTGGCGGATACGGCCTTGCTGAGTCAGTCGCCCATCGTGTTGATTGACGAAATTGAGAACGCCGGCATTGATCGCCGCCGGGCGCTGAAGCTGCTGGTGCGTGAGGAAAAAATTGTGCTGATGGCGACCCACGATCCGATTCTGGCGCTGATGGGCAGTCAGCGGCTGGTGTTCCGCCAGGGCGGTGTGGCGCAGGTGCTGCAGACCAGTCGTGCCGAGCAGGAACAGTTGGCGGCGCTGGAGGCTTATGATCAACGCTGGCTCAACTGGCGCAACCGTATCCGCAGTGGCGCGCGCCTGGAGCAACTCGACAGCGAGACAGACCCTTATTTAGACGGTTTTTAA
- a CDS encoding nitrous oxide-stimulated promoter family protein yields MARQRRLRRDARVLHAFIGVYCQRHHQPQGDSHCGTAAGWHYCPQCWELLQYALQRGKHCRLDPKPACKDCPVHCYAPDKRQRIRQVMGFAGQHFIRRGRLDWLWHYFF; encoded by the coding sequence ATGGCGCGACAGCGGCGGCTGCGCAGGGATGCGCGGGTGCTGCATGCCTTCATCGGGGTTTACTGTCAGCGGCACCATCAGCCACAGGGCGACAGTCATTGCGGCACGGCGGCGGGCTGGCACTACTGCCCGCAATGCTGGGAACTGTTGCAGTACGCCCTGCAGCGGGGCAAGCACTGCCGGCTTGATCCCAAGCCGGCCTGCAAGGATTGCCCGGTACACTGTTATGCACCGGACAAGCGCCAGCGCATCCGGCAGGTGATGGGCTTTGCCGGCCAGCATTTTATCCGCCGCGGCCGGCTGGATTGGCTGTGGCACTATTTTTTCTAA
- the amrA gene encoding AmmeMemoRadiSam system protein A, translating to MDEQLNPREQHVLLEIARSAIGQYLAEGELHIVPREERRLNLKRGCFVSLKLKNQLRGCIGNFQSEQPLYKNVAEMALAAATKDPRFYPLGAQELGQCRLEISVLSALEKISNIDQIEIGRHGIYLEKDFYRGVLLPQVATEHGWDRHCFLDQTCIKAGLPTSAWRDEDTDIYIFSAQVFGEGLPTEADSVA from the coding sequence GTGGACGAACAACTCAATCCGCGTGAGCAGCACGTGCTGCTCGAAATCGCACGTTCGGCCATCGGCCAGTATCTCGCCGAGGGCGAACTGCATATTGTTCCGCGCGAGGAACGGCGACTTAATCTCAAACGCGGCTGCTTTGTCAGCCTGAAACTGAAGAACCAGCTGCGCGGCTGTATCGGCAATTTCCAGTCGGAGCAGCCGCTGTACAAGAATGTCGCCGAAATGGCGTTGGCTGCCGCAACCAAAGACCCGCGTTTCTACCCGCTCGGCGCCCAGGAACTCGGCCAGTGCCGACTGGAGATCTCGGTGCTTTCTGCCCTGGAAAAGATCAGCAACATCGATCAGATCGAAATCGGCCGGCACGGCATCTATCTGGAAAAGGATTTCTATCGCGGTGTGCTGCTGCCCCAGGTGGCTACCGAGCACGGCTGGGACCGCCACTGTTTTCTCGACCAGACCTGTATCAAGGCCGGTCTGCCAACCAGTGCCTGGCGCGATGAGGATACCGACATCTACATCTTCAGTGCCCAGGTGTTTGGCGAGGGGCTGCCAACCGAAGCTGACAGCGTCGCCTAA